The following are encoded in a window of Bremerella alba genomic DNA:
- a CDS encoding ferritin-like domain-containing protein, whose protein sequence is MDQAVIDKLNEILKHEWTGVAQYSQAGFVVSGLWREVYSDMFLDAAKESFGHAKIVGQKISALGGVPTIERNQVKQTDDLYEMLTNGLEFESKAVQLYQEVLSMVDGKNRPLVVLLEEILLEEQEGVDEFTMILKDPSVAAQAKGGSASKAG, encoded by the coding sequence ATGGACCAGGCCGTAATTGACAAGTTGAATGAGATTCTGAAGCACGAATGGACCGGAGTCGCTCAGTACTCGCAAGCCGGTTTCGTTGTCAGCGGACTATGGCGCGAGGTTTACAGCGACATGTTCCTGGATGCCGCGAAGGAATCGTTCGGCCACGCGAAGATCGTCGGTCAGAAGATTTCTGCCCTGGGCGGAGTTCCCACCATCGAACGCAACCAGGTCAAGCAGACCGACGACCTATACGAAATGCTGACCAACGGCTTGGAATTTGAATCGAAGGCCGTTCAGCTGTACCAAGAAGTGCTGTCGATGGTCGACGGAAAGAATCGCCCTCTGGTCGTCCTCCTTGAAGAAATTCTGCTGGAAGAACAGGAAGGCGTCGATGAATTCACAATGATCCTGAAAGATCCAAGTGTCGCCGCACAAGCCAAAGGTGGCAGTGCGTCGAAGGCTGGCTAA
- a CDS encoding HdeD family acid-resistance protein, translating into MAQVKKPSVTMLLIVGILTSLLGVVAMGAPAVAGAAVVYIVGAIMLIAGITQIAIGFQADGWSHKLLPLILGVVTTLGGLSVLAHPILGMEVLTLILAAYFVAEGVWKVISSFSYRPAQGWLAMLFSGVITWMLGAMIWTQWPASGMWAIGILVGVDLLITGIALICVAMTIGQLVDKIEETATTSESPADDTAHA; encoded by the coding sequence ATGGCTCAAGTAAAGAAACCAAGCGTCACAATGCTTTTAATCGTAGGCATTTTGACGTCGCTGTTGGGCGTGGTGGCGATGGGGGCGCCGGCCGTGGCAGGTGCTGCAGTCGTTTATATTGTTGGTGCGATCATGCTGATCGCAGGGATTACGCAGATTGCCATCGGGTTTCAAGCCGACGGCTGGTCGCACAAATTGCTTCCGCTGATTCTCGGTGTCGTGACGACCCTGGGGGGGCTTTCGGTTCTGGCGCATCCGATTTTGGGGATGGAAGTTTTGACGCTGATCTTGGCCGCTTACTTTGTCGCCGAAGGTGTCTGGAAGGTGATCTCTTCGTTCAGCTATCGTCCTGCCCAAGGTTGGCTGGCGATGCTCTTCAGTGGTGTAATTACCTGGATGTTGGGTGCGATGATCTGGACGCAATGGCCTGCTTCCGGCATGTGGGCGATTGGTATTCTGGTGGGTGTCGACCTGTTGATTACCGGTATCGCTTTAATTTGCGTGGCAATGACCATCGGTCAGTTGGTAGACAAGATTGAAGAAACCGCGACGACTTCCGAGTCTCCGGCGGACGACACGGCCCACGCTTAA
- a CDS encoding sulfatase-like hydrolase/transferase has translation MLRFAVGTALLLVFSSPLLAAKTQRPNIVVIMADDIGYECLGCYGSKAYPTPNIDRLAAEGMRFENAHSQPICTPSRVQIMTGIYNNRNYIRFGLLDPQAVTFANLLRDAGYQTCIAGKWQLDGGFERPGSFGFDHYCLWQLTRRPSRYPNPGLEIDGKEVDFKNGEFGPDVVSDYICDFMETHQDKPFLVYYPMIAPHWPFLPTPDHADWDPTMWRDAENEPGGYKGPKYWDAMVRYTDKMVGKVVDKLDELKLREKTLILWTGDNGTYQSVVTPFQGRDYRGGKGKTKDSGTHVGFLASWPSTIEQGKVAAGLVDFSDVLPTVLDVAGVEVPKKLEVDGVSLEPAFHGDQRDKPYIYCWYERDGRRGKASQHTRDSQYKVYAGGEVYDVIQDPLEKNNLAQAMQPSYDPERVTMLRQALEKHMQVTKNADARQKTLQGKYGKK, from the coding sequence ATGTTGAGATTCGCTGTTGGTACCGCCCTTCTTTTGGTTTTCTCGTCTCCGCTCTTGGCAGCAAAAACGCAGAGGCCGAATATTGTCGTGATCATGGCCGACGATATTGGTTACGAGTGCTTGGGATGCTATGGAAGCAAGGCCTATCCCACGCCGAATATTGATCGCCTGGCTGCGGAAGGGATGCGTTTCGAGAATGCCCACTCGCAGCCGATCTGTACTCCGTCGCGCGTGCAGATCATGACCGGTATTTACAACAATCGGAACTACATTCGCTTTGGATTACTCGACCCCCAGGCAGTCACCTTTGCTAATCTCCTTCGCGATGCCGGTTACCAAACGTGCATTGCGGGAAAGTGGCAACTCGACGGCGGGTTCGAGAGACCCGGCAGTTTTGGTTTCGACCACTACTGCTTGTGGCAATTGACACGGCGTCCTAGTCGGTACCCGAACCCAGGCTTAGAGATCGACGGCAAAGAGGTCGACTTTAAGAACGGCGAGTTCGGCCCCGATGTCGTCAGTGATTACATCTGCGACTTCATGGAAACTCACCAAGATAAGCCTTTTCTGGTTTACTACCCAATGATCGCTCCGCACTGGCCGTTTCTGCCGACGCCCGATCATGCCGACTGGGACCCGACCATGTGGCGGGACGCCGAAAACGAACCAGGCGGATACAAGGGGCCGAAATATTGGGACGCCATGGTGCGATATACGGACAAAATGGTAGGTAAGGTTGTCGATAAACTGGACGAACTGAAGCTGCGCGAGAAGACGTTGATTCTTTGGACCGGCGATAACGGGACGTACCAGTCGGTGGTCACCCCATTTCAAGGAAGAGATTATCGCGGCGGAAAAGGAAAGACGAAGGACAGCGGAACGCATGTCGGTTTCTTGGCGAGTTGGCCAAGTACCATCGAGCAAGGAAAGGTCGCTGCGGGCTTGGTCGACTTCAGCGACGTGCTGCCAACGGTTCTCGATGTAGCTGGGGTCGAAGTTCCTAAGAAGCTAGAAGTCGACGGGGTTAGCCTGGAACCGGCCTTTCATGGCGACCAACGCGACAAGCCGTATATCTATTGTTGGTACGAACGTGATGGACGACGGGGAAAGGCCTCGCAGCACACTCGCGATTCGCAGTACAAAGTGTACGCAGGCGGCGAGGTCTATGACGTGATTCAAGATCCACTCGAAAAGAACAACCTTGCTCAGGCCATGCAGCCTAGCTACGACCCGGAACGTGTCACGATGCTCCGCCAAGCTTTAGAAAAGCACATGCAAGTCACCAAGAATGCCGATGCGAGGCAGAAAACGTTGCAAGGTAAGTACGGCAAGAAGTAA
- a CDS encoding TROVE domain-containing protein, with protein sequence MANKQLFGSSKSHRPPANVRNAAGGIAYTLSPKHALAQLATTGCLSRTFYATGRQQLDQVVKLVDQVNDDQFLAKLAIYARQRGMMKDMPAALLVMLSVRDTELTHQVFDRVVDNGRMLRNVFQMVRSQRFGRSGLSSSLKRAFQRWLNEASTLKLLSASIGNDPSLRDVLRMARPKPGNNERRALFGWLTGKPVVQWAPATLNDLPDEVRKLQAFREAKKGSEQARIVRDLSLRWDLLADTAKDANAWKAIAKQMGPQALRMNLNTLLRQGVLRSESGKLDNEMVTLIVKRLSDEREIQRSKQFPYQFLAAYKHASEAVPQAIKSALHRAAEIACGNIPQLPGPVLIGLDVSGSMHFPVTGYRGSGATSAMRCVDVAALFAAAILRRNPESVVVPFDTVAYQAKFDPNDSILSLSDRLSRYGGGGTDCSVPLQTANGRYAKRSFAGIVLLSDNESWITKNRPYGYGRYGQTGMMDEWKKFIANQMKRRGHQIVSPKLVCIDLQPNTTSQAPERADILNVGGFSDSVFQVVASFLEDDGNRFVAEIDAIKLAE encoded by the coding sequence ATGGCTAACAAGCAGTTATTCGGTTCTTCCAAGTCTCATCGTCCCCCCGCCAATGTGCGAAATGCTGCCGGTGGCATCGCCTACACGCTGTCTCCCAAGCATGCCTTAGCGCAGCTCGCGACCACGGGATGCCTAAGCAGAACGTTCTACGCAACCGGCCGGCAGCAGTTGGACCAGGTGGTGAAATTGGTGGATCAAGTCAACGACGATCAATTCTTGGCCAAGCTGGCTATCTACGCGCGGCAGCGGGGGATGATGAAGGATATGCCGGCCGCATTGCTGGTAATGTTGTCCGTTCGTGATACCGAACTGACGCATCAAGTGTTCGACCGGGTTGTCGACAACGGACGCATGCTGCGCAACGTGTTTCAGATGGTTCGTAGCCAGCGTTTCGGACGCAGTGGATTGTCGTCCAGCTTGAAGCGGGCCTTCCAGCGTTGGCTGAACGAAGCTTCTACGCTGAAGCTATTGTCTGCTTCGATCGGCAACGATCCCTCGCTGCGCGATGTGCTGCGGATGGCCCGGCCTAAGCCAGGCAACAACGAGCGTCGTGCGCTGTTTGGTTGGTTGACCGGAAAGCCAGTGGTGCAGTGGGCTCCGGCTACGCTGAATGACTTGCCGGACGAAGTGCGTAAGCTACAAGCGTTCCGTGAAGCAAAGAAGGGATCTGAGCAGGCCCGGATCGTACGCGACTTGTCGCTACGGTGGGATTTGCTGGCCGATACGGCGAAGGATGCCAATGCGTGGAAGGCCATCGCCAAGCAAATGGGTCCTCAGGCACTGCGTATGAACTTGAATACGCTGCTGCGTCAGGGCGTACTGCGTAGCGAATCAGGTAAGCTCGATAACGAAATGGTTACCCTGATCGTCAAGCGGTTGTCCGACGAGCGCGAGATCCAACGTTCGAAGCAGTTCCCGTACCAGTTCCTGGCTGCCTACAAGCATGCCTCGGAAGCCGTTCCCCAGGCAATCAAGTCGGCGCTGCACCGAGCAGCCGAGATTGCGTGTGGAAACATTCCGCAGCTGCCGGGTCCGGTACTGATCGGCTTGGACGTGTCAGGCTCGATGCATTTCCCGGTTACCGGCTATCGTGGATCAGGTGCCACTTCCGCGATGCGGTGTGTCGACGTGGCAGCATTGTTCGCGGCGGCGATCCTGCGTCGCAACCCGGAAAGCGTGGTCGTGCCGTTCGATACCGTCGCATACCAAGCGAAGTTCGATCCAAACGATTCGATCCTGAGCTTGTCCGATCGGCTGTCACGATATGGTGGCGGTGGAACCGATTGTTCCGTTCCACTGCAAACCGCCAACGGACGCTACGCCAAGCGATCCTTTGCCGGTATCGTGCTGCTGAGCGATAACGAAAGCTGGATCACCAAGAATCGTCCCTATGGATACGGGCGTTATGGCCAAACTGGCATGATGGATGAGTGGAAGAAGTTTATTGCTAACCAGATGAAGCGACGCGGTCACCAGATCGTATCGCCCAAGTTGGTATGCATTGACTTGCAGCCCAATACCACATCCCAGGCTCCGGAGCGGGCCGACATCCTGAATGTGGGTGGATTCAGCGACTCGGTCTTCCAAGTCGTGGCATCTTTCCTAGAGGATGACGGAAACCGTTTCGTGGCGGAAATTGACGCCATTAAATTGGCCGAATAA
- a CDS encoding ZIP family metal transporter: MPTWLTVTLLTLMAGMSMPLGALIARWERIHPDWLEQEFRHAVMAFGGGALFSAVALVLVPEGIEELPAHFSVMWFVLGGIIFCGLDILLARYHSPTTQLVAMLSDFIPEAMALGAAFSAGGKSGPLLAILIALQNLPEGFNAYREMNQGSGISGFKIVMVFGVLALLGPVAGLGGFLLLAQYPAVVAAIKLLAGGGILFLVFQDIAPQARLEKAWAPALGAVLGFALGLLGHELLP; the protein is encoded by the coding sequence ATGCCCACTTGGTTAACTGTCACATTACTCACTTTGATGGCTGGCATGTCGATGCCGCTAGGGGCTCTTATCGCTCGGTGGGAACGCATCCATCCTGACTGGCTCGAGCAAGAGTTCCGGCATGCCGTTATGGCCTTTGGTGGTGGTGCTTTGTTTTCCGCTGTAGCGTTGGTTTTAGTGCCGGAGGGAATAGAAGAACTCCCTGCTCACTTTTCGGTCATGTGGTTTGTCTTAGGTGGGATCATCTTTTGCGGGCTCGATATCCTCTTGGCTCGCTACCACAGTCCGACTACGCAACTCGTGGCTATGCTGTCCGACTTCATCCCCGAAGCGATGGCACTGGGGGCCGCTTTCAGTGCTGGTGGAAAGTCTGGTCCGCTGCTTGCCATATTGATTGCATTGCAAAATCTTCCCGAAGGATTCAATGCCTATCGCGAAATGAATCAGGGCTCCGGTATCTCTGGCTTCAAGATCGTTATGGTATTTGGCGTACTGGCGCTACTCGGACCAGTCGCGGGACTTGGCGGCTTTCTTCTTCTGGCTCAGTACCCCGCCGTTGTCGCCGCAATCAAGCTACTTGCTGGCGGTGGCATTCTGTTTTTGGTCTTTCAAGACATCGCCCCTCAGGCCAGGCTCGAAAAGGCTTGGGCACCGGCGTTGGGCGCTGTGCTCGGGTTTGCTTTAGGTTTGTTAGGTCACGAACTGCTTCCCTAA
- a CDS encoding baeRF7 domain-containing protein has protein sequence MEPQLIQTLLEDPSEICVSIYMPVFRWGREVQQNEIRYKNLMKDAASLLNSDEVCTSDHRDAILQKLDDFRLDETHDAWRHPSAGMAIFVTPESLEVHQLGCTITEQVHVGERFYLRPLLPALHGDGRFVLIAVSQNHVRLFDGNADGLEERVPAELPENLKDALNIDDYITSIQHFSYSQGGGVDTMYHGQGAGEDDHKANILQFFHRMEDPLNNFLEGRNDPLVFAGVEYLYPIFKEAVSYPHLLPDSVHGNFDDASAEQLHEKAWQVVQPHFQQECDQAISNYHDAHGQNRATNDLETILRASEMGAIEALLIREDTAIWGHVDREGHVQSDGGPNEMSHDLLDDAAVETLKNGGDVFVVREADFPEQDCSAVARLRFEIAASIK, from the coding sequence ATGGAACCGCAATTGATTCAAACGTTGTTGGAAGATCCAAGCGAAATCTGTGTTTCGATTTACATGCCTGTATTTCGCTGGGGGCGAGAAGTTCAGCAGAACGAAATTCGCTACAAGAACCTAATGAAAGACGCCGCTTCATTGCTCAACAGCGATGAAGTTTGTACATCGGACCATCGTGATGCGATTCTCCAGAAATTGGATGACTTCCGATTGGATGAGACGCATGATGCTTGGCGTCATCCTTCTGCCGGAATGGCAATTTTTGTCACGCCCGAATCGTTGGAAGTGCATCAACTGGGATGCACGATCACCGAGCAAGTGCATGTAGGTGAACGATTCTATCTAAGACCTCTGTTGCCGGCCTTGCATGGCGATGGTCGTTTTGTGCTGATCGCCGTTAGCCAGAACCATGTCCGCTTGTTTGATGGCAATGCAGATGGCTTGGAAGAACGCGTACCGGCCGAACTACCTGAGAATTTGAAGGATGCCCTGAATATCGACGATTACATCACGTCGATCCAGCACTTCAGCTATTCGCAAGGAGGAGGCGTCGACACGATGTATCACGGCCAAGGTGCCGGGGAAGACGACCACAAGGCGAACATCCTGCAGTTCTTCCATCGCATGGAGGATCCGCTTAACAACTTCCTGGAGGGACGCAACGATCCACTCGTGTTTGCGGGGGTCGAGTATCTCTATCCGATCTTCAAGGAAGCGGTTAGCTACCCGCATCTGCTGCCGGACAGCGTGCATGGCAACTTCGATGACGCTTCGGCCGAACAACTTCATGAGAAAGCATGGCAAGTCGTTCAGCCGCACTTCCAACAGGAATGTGACCAAGCGATATCCAATTATCATGATGCCCATGGACAAAACCGGGCAACCAACGATCTTGAAACGATTCTCCGGGCCTCGGAGATGGGAGCGATCGAGGCCCTGCTCATTCGTGAGGACACGGCCATTTGGGGACACGTCGATCGCGAAGGTCACGTTCAAAGCGACGGCGGCCCCAATGAGATGAGCCACGACCTGTTAGACGACGCAGCGGTCGAAACACTCAAGAATGGAGGCGACGTCTTCGTCGTTCGTGAAGCCGATTTCCCTGAGCAAGACTGCTCGGCAGTGGCTCGCTTGCGATTTGAAATCGCGGCCTCCATCAAGTAG
- the ruvB gene encoding Holliday junction branch migration DNA helicase RuvB, protein MLSGIRLANLSREKVFPMGREAILQGEDSPNEEDKSLRPQSISEMVGQLEVRERLKVVVDAAVKRDEPLGHILFDGPPGLGKTTFATCIPKDLGVNFQLTSGPALQAPKDLIPYLTNADEKSILFIDEIHRLPKSVEEYLYTAMEDFRIDIVLGEGTNARTINLQVKPFTLIGATTRSGMLTAPLRDRFPLREHLDFYTHEELAEIIRRNSRKLDVTIEDDASLEISERSRGTPRVANNRLRWIRDYVTSKADGHISLQLARDAMAMQEIDALGLDNQDRKYLTTIIRVFGGGPAGVEAIAHTMNAAPETLADEVEPFLLRTELLVRTPRGRMVTTKAVEHIQTHIGR, encoded by the coding sequence TTGCTATCAGGAATTAGACTCGCAAATTTATCACGGGAAAAGGTTTTTCCAATGGGCCGGGAAGCGATACTGCAAGGCGAAGATAGCCCAAACGAAGAAGACAAGAGCCTCCGCCCGCAATCCATTTCCGAGATGGTTGGCCAACTTGAGGTACGCGAACGCCTGAAAGTGGTCGTCGATGCGGCTGTCAAACGGGATGAACCGCTAGGACATATCCTCTTCGATGGCCCGCCTGGGCTTGGTAAGACAACCTTTGCGACCTGTATCCCAAAAGATCTCGGTGTCAATTTTCAACTCACCTCGGGACCAGCATTGCAGGCTCCCAAAGATTTGATTCCCTACCTGACCAATGCGGACGAAAAGTCGATTCTCTTCATCGACGAAATCCATCGCCTCCCCAAATCGGTCGAGGAATACCTTTACACGGCGATGGAAGATTTCCGAATCGATATCGTCCTGGGCGAAGGAACCAATGCGCGTACGATCAATCTCCAAGTTAAACCGTTCACCTTGATCGGGGCGACGACCCGCAGCGGGATGCTGACTGCACCTCTGCGCGATCGCTTTCCGCTTCGCGAACATCTCGACTTTTACACGCACGAAGAACTCGCGGAAATTATTCGGCGAAACTCTCGCAAACTTGACGTCACCATCGAGGATGACGCTTCGCTCGAAATCTCAGAGCGTAGCCGAGGAACACCGCGCGTCGCGAATAACCGTTTGCGTTGGATCCGCGACTACGTCACCAGCAAGGCCGACGGACATATCAGCCTGCAATTGGCCCGAGACGCGATGGCCATGCAGGAAATCGATGCGCTCGGTCTCGACAACCAAGATCGCAAATACTTGACGACCATCATCCGTGTCTTTGGTGGTGGTCCGGCAGGCGTCGAGGCGATCGCCCATACCATGAACGCCGCCCCAGAAACCTTAGCAGACGAAGTCGAGCCCTTTTTGCTGCGGACTGAACTTCTCGTGCGAACCCCTCGTGGTCGTATGGTGACGACCAAAGCGGTCGAGCACATCCAAACGCATATCGGCCGTTAA
- a CDS encoding TspO/MBR family protein yields the protein MQSASKNQETTPFWLSVLGLLGWIVLCFAAAGVGSAFTTPQIDTWYAGLEKPSFNPPNWVFGPVWSTLYLMMAIAVWLVWKNAGWTTAPHSLGVWCFQLLLNTTWSVIFFGLENPELAALEIVVLWGAILITIGAFWRHDRVAALLMVPYLLWVSYAAVLNFSIAALN from the coding sequence ATGCAATCAGCATCGAAAAACCAAGAGACAACGCCATTCTGGCTAAGCGTGTTGGGGCTGTTGGGCTGGATCGTTCTTTGTTTTGCGGCTGCTGGCGTTGGTTCTGCGTTTACGACGCCCCAAATTGATACCTGGTACGCAGGGCTCGAAAAACCGTCATTTAATCCACCCAACTGGGTCTTTGGTCCAGTCTGGTCGACCCTCTATCTGATGATGGCCATTGCCGTCTGGCTTGTGTGGAAGAATGCAGGCTGGACCACCGCCCCACATTCGCTGGGGGTATGGTGCTTTCAGCTCTTGTTAAATACCACCTGGTCGGTAATCTTCTTTGGCCTCGAAAACCCCGAGCTGGCAGCTTTAGAGATCGTTGTTCTCTGGGGGGCGATTCTTATCACGATTGGCGCGTTTTGGCGACACGATCGCGTGGCGGCTTTGCTTATGGTGCCCTACCTGCTTTGGGTGTCGTACGCAGCGGTGCTTAACTTCTCGATTGCCGCACTTAACTGA
- a CDS encoding zinc ribbon domain-containing protein, with product MSDLLEKCKVCGGLIDDEDLFCGNCGTESPHRQDTQTPDSTLATHSFQCSGCGAAMSYSAEAEALRCPFCGSTNLEKGKDHKVIAPNQVLPFRVTEEEARKEMREAIGQGFWRPPDISEKAVIKNMVPVYVPYWVFSADVATFWTADTSQTPMGASGDWFPMSGEHRARYEGVLVGASGALTPNETSQLCPFDMGQAVSPNEVELDQYTVEQFNVARKYARPMAKSGLESLERKAVDAKFVPPRSRNVQVNLRIQNMASDPMLLPVWIMAYQYKDEVYRFLINGQNGRSTGHGPVSYHRLYMVLGTVLAVGLGIATIAILCGGLGSLFSR from the coding sequence ATGAGTGATCTTCTAGAGAAATGCAAGGTTTGCGGCGGACTGATCGACGACGAAGATCTGTTCTGCGGCAACTGCGGGACTGAATCCCCGCACCGACAAGACACCCAAACTCCCGATTCAACCCTTGCCACGCACAGCTTTCAATGCAGTGGATGCGGTGCGGCGATGAGCTATTCGGCCGAGGCCGAGGCCCTACGATGCCCCTTCTGCGGATCGACCAATTTAGAAAAAGGGAAAGACCATAAAGTCATCGCGCCGAATCAAGTACTGCCCTTTAGGGTGACGGAGGAAGAAGCGCGGAAAGAAATGCGCGAAGCCATCGGTCAAGGCTTCTGGCGACCGCCAGATATTTCTGAAAAGGCGGTGATCAAAAACATGGTGCCGGTCTATGTACCGTACTGGGTGTTTTCGGCCGACGTCGCTACCTTTTGGACGGCCGATACCAGCCAGACACCGATGGGAGCAAGTGGCGACTGGTTTCCTATGTCAGGTGAGCATCGTGCTCGCTACGAAGGTGTTCTGGTAGGAGCCAGTGGGGCATTAACCCCAAACGAAACATCTCAGTTGTGTCCCTTCGATATGGGCCAGGCCGTTTCGCCCAACGAGGTTGAACTCGATCAATATACCGTCGAGCAGTTCAATGTTGCTCGCAAGTATGCCCGACCGATGGCTAAATCGGGGCTTGAATCGCTCGAACGGAAAGCGGTCGACGCCAAATTTGTCCCCCCGAGAAGCCGCAACGTGCAGGTCAATCTTCGTATCCAAAATATGGCCAGCGATCCCATGCTGTTGCCGGTGTGGATTATGGCCTATCAATATAAGGACGAAGTTTACCGCTTTCTCATTAATGGACAGAATGGACGTTCGACTGGGCATGGTCCCGTTTCTTATCACCGTTTGTACATGGTGCTAGGAACGGTTCTCGCCGTGGGGCTGGGAATTGCAACTATCGCTATTCTGTGCGGGGGCTTGGGAAGTTTATTCAGTCGCTGA
- a CDS encoding zinc ribbon domain-containing protein — translation MKSVVSPPPPSEEQLVVSESVADDELVPSEVAHTQGEPCPACGCPVEPNDKFCPACGTPHEVPEAAKKNADAQQTIKKYFHCETCGANVSIDPQELSYVCPFCDSTYVVEYSPEVSGRQLPEFVIPFRVTPEMAMEKFRAWIKGNDWYRPGDLHMAQIEDKLRGVYLPFWSFSMLAESRWSASIGEDWYKTESYTTMENGKMVTKTRRVQKTEWWPLSGRHHKYYSGYMISASKGLTQADADRIKPFSLLAAKRYEPYFLAGWAAEEYQMEITAAQKICYEEFYRREQSHIRQFLPGDTSRSNVVKTEFSYENSDLYLLPIYLLTYRYNDKVFRFLVNGQTGLINGDKPVSWQRIWGAAGGGVALLILFVLIVLLISALMK, via the coding sequence GTGAAATCCGTGGTTAGTCCTCCTCCCCCCAGCGAAGAACAGCTCGTCGTAAGCGAATCGGTTGCGGACGATGAATTAGTACCTTCCGAGGTGGCCCATACACAGGGCGAGCCTTGTCCGGCTTGTGGATGCCCCGTAGAACCGAACGACAAGTTTTGTCCTGCTTGTGGTACACCTCACGAGGTGCCAGAGGCGGCTAAGAAGAACGCGGATGCCCAGCAGACGATTAAGAAATATTTTCACTGCGAAACATGTGGCGCGAACGTTTCGATTGATCCGCAAGAGTTGAGTTATGTCTGTCCGTTTTGTGATTCGACTTACGTGGTCGAGTACTCCCCTGAAGTCTCTGGCCGGCAACTGCCGGAGTTCGTAATTCCTTTTCGCGTGACTCCTGAGATGGCGATGGAAAAGTTTCGCGCGTGGATTAAGGGAAACGACTGGTATCGGCCTGGCGACTTGCACATGGCCCAGATCGAAGACAAACTGCGCGGCGTGTATCTTCCGTTCTGGAGTTTTTCGATGCTCGCCGAAAGTCGCTGGAGCGCTTCGATCGGCGAGGATTGGTACAAGACCGAGTCTTACACCACCATGGAAAACGGCAAGATGGTCACCAAGACTCGCCGCGTCCAGAAGACGGAATGGTGGCCACTCTCTGGCAGACATCACAAGTACTACAGCGGCTATATGATCTCGGCCAGCAAAGGGCTGACTCAGGCCGATGCCGATCGCATCAAGCCATTCTCGCTTTTAGCCGCCAAACGATACGAACCCTATTTCCTTGCTGGCTGGGCTGCTGAAGAGTACCAGATGGAAATCACCGCGGCACAAAAGATCTGCTATGAAGAGTTCTATCGTCGCGAGCAATCGCACATTCGACAGTTTCTGCCGGGCGATACAAGTCGCAGCAATGTCGTCAAAACAGAGTTCTCTTACGAAAACTCGGACCTGTATCTGCTACCGATCTATCTGTTGACCTATCGCTACAACGACAAGGTTTTCCGATTTCTGGTCAACGGTCAAACAGGCCTGATCAATGGTGACAAGCCGGTCTCATGGCAGCGAATCTGGGGAGCCGCCGGAGGTGGCGTGGCCCTGCTGATTCTTTTCGTTCTCATTGTCCTGCTCATCTCAGCATTGATGAAATAG
- the ruvA gene encoding Holliday junction branch migration protein RuvA codes for MITKISGKLVSVDITSVTIAADPFEYEVLVPEFVRRQVQSQMGQKVSFHTIHYFDGDPSRGKMSPRLVGFSNHIEREFFELFCSVDGVGVKKALRAMVRPVQEVANQIEQQDAKGLSALPGIGPATADRIVAKLRRKVPKFALLISGADGESPEVSRDVVTETFEVLLQLGHSETQARKLLDAAVAEKKSYKDVDSLVQAVYKIAHQED; via the coding sequence TTGATCACGAAAATCTCCGGCAAGCTGGTCTCGGTCGACATCACCAGCGTCACGATCGCTGCCGATCCCTTCGAATATGAAGTGCTGGTGCCGGAATTCGTTCGCCGCCAGGTTCAGTCCCAGATGGGGCAGAAGGTTTCTTTTCATACGATCCACTATTTCGACGGCGACCCTTCCCGAGGAAAAATGAGCCCTCGTCTGGTCGGTTTTTCTAATCATATCGAACGCGAGTTTTTCGAGCTATTTTGCTCGGTCGACGGCGTCGGCGTGAAAAAAGCTTTGCGGGCCATGGTCCGTCCGGTCCAAGAAGTCGCCAATCAGATCGAACAACAGGACGCCAAAGGCTTGTCCGCCTTGCCTGGTATCGGTCCTGCCACCGCCGACCGAATTGTGGCGAAGCTGCGCCGCAAGGTCCCAAAATTCGCCTTGTTGATCTCTGGAGCCGATGGCGAGAGTCCCGAAGTTTCACGCGATGTCGTGACAGAAACCTTCGAGGTCCTCTTGCAACTGGGGCACTCGGAAACCCAAGCAAGAAAACTACTCGACGCAGCCGTCGCCGAGAAAAAGAGCTACAAGGACGTGGATTCCCTGGTCCAGGCAGTGTACAAAATTGCTCATCAGGAAGACTGA